DNA from Mesorhizobium sp. DCY119:
CTTCAACGTCGTATCCGTGAAGCAGAAGCACTCGACCTTGTTGAAATAGGCGCCCGCCAGTTCCGGCGTGACGTTGAAGGTCGCACGGCCATAGGTCGGCTTGTCGAACATGTTCGCGGCCGTGTAATGGGCCTGCGCCGTCTCGCCGATCCTGATCGTCATGTCACGCGCCACCGGCTGGAACTTCCACGGCAGGCCGCCGGTCGTGTTGGCGTCGAAGCGGATCGTCACCTTCTGATCAAGAATGCGGTCGGAATATTGGTCGACGCGCTGCGTCGTGCCGCCATAGCCGGTCACCTTGCAGAACATCGCGTAGAGCGGCACCGCCGCATAGGCCATGCCGATCATGCCGGCGAAGAAGGCCGCGCAGACGGCTGCGACCACCTTGTTGGATTTCTGCGTCTTCGGATCGACGAGTGTTTCGCGATTCATTCGGTCCTCACAGCGCGCGGTCGAGGATTGCGGGGCCGAACTTGATGATCGTCGAGACGTAGAAAATGATCACAAGTACGGCGAGCCCGAGGCCGATGGCGATCGAGCGGCTGCGGCGCGCCTTCTTCTGCTTGTCGGTCAGCGTTACCAGTTCATTCTCGATCATGCCCACACTCCCGAAGCCAGCGTGCGTTCGACGACGCTGTCAGCCAGATAGGCAGCGAAGATGACGAAGAGATAGAGCAGCGAATAGGCAAACAGCGCCTTGGCCGGCTTCATGACGCGATCGCTGTCGGGCATGACCAGAACCTTCCAGGCATACCAGATGAAGCCGATGCCGAGCGCGGTGGCGACAACGCCATAACCGGCTGTCGTGAAACCGAAGGCCCAGGGCAGCATGCCGACAGGCGCCAGAAGCAGCGAATAGGCGAATATCTGCTTGCGGGTCGAAGCCTCGCCGGCAACGTTCGGCATCATCGGGATGCCGGCGCGGCCGTAATCCTGCGACTTGAACAGCGCCAGCGCCCAGAAATGCGGCGGCGTCCACAGGAAGATGATCAGGAACAGGATAACGCTTTCGAGGCTGACCGAACCGGTCGCAGCCGCCCAGCCGATCATCGGCGGGAAAGCGCCGGCTGCACCGCCGATGACGATGTTTTGCGGCGTCGAGCGCTTCAGCCACATCGTATAGATGACGGCGTAGAAGAAGATGGTGAAGGCAAGCAGTGCAGCCGACAGCCAGTTGACCAGCACGCCAAGCGTCATCACCGAAAGCGCCGACAGGATCAGGCCGAAGACCAGGGCCTCGCCCGGCAGCACGCGGCCCGACGGCACGGGCCGGCTGGCG
Protein-coding regions in this window:
- a CDS encoding heme o synthase; this translates as MALVDKNTLDDGGFRMSEATARDFIELLKPRVMSLVVFTAFVGLVAAPVSINPFIAVVAILAIAIGAGASGALNMWYDADIDAVMTRTASRPVPSGRVLPGEALVFGLILSALSVMTLGVLVNWLSAALLAFTIFFYAVIYTMWLKRSTPQNIVIGGAAGAFPPMIGWAAATGSVSLESVILFLIIFLWTPPHFWALALFKSQDYGRAGIPMMPNVAGEASTRKQIFAYSLLLAPVGMLPWAFGFTTAGYGVVATALGIGFIWYAWKVLVMPDSDRVMKPAKALFAYSLLYLFVIFAAYLADSVVERTLASGVWA
- a CDS encoding cytochrome c oxidase assembly protein, producing the protein MNRETLVDPKTQKSNKVVAAVCAAFFAGMIGMAYAAVPLYAMFCKVTGYGGTTQRVDQYSDRILDQKVTIRFDANTTGGLPWKFQPVARDMTIRIGETAQAHYTAANMFDKPTYGRATFNVTPELAGAYFNKVECFCFTDTTLKPGETLDMPVVFYVDPDIVNVPELKDVKTITLSYTFFPIEGVKPVAAAPQAGPIKTNDNTDGNLGG